A region from the Arachis ipaensis cultivar K30076 chromosome B01, Araip1.1, whole genome shotgun sequence genome encodes:
- the LOC107627442 gene encoding small RNA degrading nuclease 1 isoform X2 encodes MDEKFDTADKKVLVDIVKLAQKRGLKGELGEWKEFLNSHDKKFGAGVSDPSKRSHEILAAFLKTFSNEDDLKFFDNILRHHSNQYLLDQLKDNSHDSPYQGWIILNLRKKKIMKSTEMFAVDCEMVLCEDGTEALVKVCVVDHNLEVKLNELVKPEKEIVDYRTEITGVSSQDLEAVTCSLSDIQKSMKKLLANGAILVGHSLHNDLRVLKVYHVRVVDTAYIFQSSDGSLHRRPSLNNLCKTVLGYEVRKDGAPHNCLDDARAAMKLFLARIKHGVDKDFPVQLQEPVSESEMAKLLLHKIPITVNSETLDKVLPGDYTIEVKPSKKAGQGNKYSAFAIFKNPVEAHNAYECIQGTELKDSNGIPQKLVKFQLDTGMTASIFVRKMMTREPRDSVALKRGLQTDDEVHVSKKSKCDNDTQLKEIEALNERLKESESEIESLREQLKQKDLDIESLRVESSKKDFEINMLNKMVASIKKRARK; translated from the exons ATGGACGAAAAGTTTGACACCGCTGACAAAAAG GTGCTGGTTGATATTGTAAAATTGGCACAAAAGAGAGGACTGAAAGGTGAACTCGGAGAATGGAAAGAATTTTTGAACAGTCATGATAAAAAGTTTGGGGCAGGTGTCAGTGACCCATCGAAGAGGTCCCATGAGATATTGGCTGCATTTCTGAAAACATTTTCAAACGAGGATGATTTGAAG TTTTTTGACAACATATTGCGCCATCATTCAAATCAGTATTTACTGGACCAATTGAAAGACAATTCACATGATTCTCCCTATCAG GGATGGATAATTTTAAACCTTAGGAAAAAAAAGATAATGAAGTCAACTGAAATGTTTGCTGTTGATTGTGAAATGGTTCTCTGTGAAGATGGGACTGAAGCATTAGTAAAAGTATGTGTGGTAGACCATAATTTAGAG GTCAAGCTAAATGAACTTGTGAAACCGGAGAAAGAAATTGTAGACTATAGAACAGAGATTACTGGTGTTTCTTCTCAAGATCTAGAGGCAGTCACATGCTCCTTATCTGATATACAG AAATCCATGAAGAAGTTGTTAGCAAATGGAGCCATATTAGTGGGACACAGTTTGCATAATGATCTCCGTG TGCTGAAGGTATATCATGTTAGAGTGGTTGATACTGCATATATCTTCCAATCCTCAGATGGATCACTTCACAGGAGACCTTCTTTAAATAATTTGTGCAAG ACTGTGTTAGGTTATGAAGTTCGAAAAGATGGAGCTCCACATAATTGTCTAGATGATGCACGTGCAGCAATGAAACTTTTTCTTGCAAGGATCAAGCATGGTGTTGATAAAGATTTTCCGGTTCAACTTCAAGAGCCA GTTTCTGAAAGTGAGATGGCAAAGCTGCTGCTTCATAAGATACCAATTACTGTGAACAGCGAAACACTGGATAAAGTTCTTCCTGGAGACTACACAATAGAAGTGAAG CCTTCCAAGAAAGCAGGACAAGGAAATAAATACTCCGCCTTTGCTATATTTAAGAATCCAGTGGAAGCACACAATGCCTATGAATGTATCCAAGGCACTGAATTAAAG GATTCAAATGGGATTCCGCAGAAGCTTGTCAAATTTCAGCTAGATACAGGTATGACTGCAAGTATTTTCGTTCGGAAGATGATGACACGTGAGCCTCGTGACTCTGTTGCGTTGAAGAGAGGTTTACAAACGGACGATGAAGTCCATGTTTCCAAGAAATCAAAGTGTGACAATGACACCCAGTTGAAGGAGATTGAAGCCCTGAATGAACGATTGAAGGAAAGCGAGTCAGAGATTGAATCTTTGAGGGAACAGCTGAAACAGAAGGATCTTGACATCGAGTCTTTGAGGGTAGAATCGAGTAAGAAGGATTTTGAAATCAATATGCTCAATAAAATGGTAGCCTCCATAAAAAAgagggcaagaaagtaa
- the LOC107627442 gene encoding small RNA degrading nuclease 1 isoform X1 has product MDEKFDTADKKVLVDIVKLAQKRGLKGELGEWKEFLNSHDKKFGAGVSDPSKRSHEILAAFLKTFSNEDDLKFFDNILRHHSNQYLLDQLKDNSHDSPYQSLVQLTLQHPLYPLDYSFPSIDEGWIILNLRKKKIMKSTEMFAVDCEMVLCEDGTEALVKVCVVDHNLEVKLNELVKPEKEIVDYRTEITGVSSQDLEAVTCSLSDIQKSMKKLLANGAILVGHSLHNDLRVLKVYHVRVVDTAYIFQSSDGSLHRRPSLNNLCKTVLGYEVRKDGAPHNCLDDARAAMKLFLARIKHGVDKDFPVQLQEPVSESEMAKLLLHKIPITVNSETLDKVLPGDYTIEVKPSKKAGQGNKYSAFAIFKNPVEAHNAYECIQGTELKDSNGIPQKLVKFQLDTGMTASIFVRKMMTREPRDSVALKRGLQTDDEVHVSKKSKCDNDTQLKEIEALNERLKESESEIESLREQLKQKDLDIESLRVESSKKDFEINMLNKMVASIKKRARK; this is encoded by the exons ATGGACGAAAAGTTTGACACCGCTGACAAAAAG GTGCTGGTTGATATTGTAAAATTGGCACAAAAGAGAGGACTGAAAGGTGAACTCGGAGAATGGAAAGAATTTTTGAACAGTCATGATAAAAAGTTTGGGGCAGGTGTCAGTGACCCATCGAAGAGGTCCCATGAGATATTGGCTGCATTTCTGAAAACATTTTCAAACGAGGATGATTTGAAG TTTTTTGACAACATATTGCGCCATCATTCAAATCAGTATTTACTGGACCAATTGAAAGACAATTCACATGATTCTCCCTATCAG AGTCTAGTCCAACTAACTCTTCAGCACCCCTTGTATCCATTGGATTATTCATTTCCATCAATTGATGAG GGATGGATAATTTTAAACCTTAGGAAAAAAAAGATAATGAAGTCAACTGAAATGTTTGCTGTTGATTGTGAAATGGTTCTCTGTGAAGATGGGACTGAAGCATTAGTAAAAGTATGTGTGGTAGACCATAATTTAGAG GTCAAGCTAAATGAACTTGTGAAACCGGAGAAAGAAATTGTAGACTATAGAACAGAGATTACTGGTGTTTCTTCTCAAGATCTAGAGGCAGTCACATGCTCCTTATCTGATATACAG AAATCCATGAAGAAGTTGTTAGCAAATGGAGCCATATTAGTGGGACACAGTTTGCATAATGATCTCCGTG TGCTGAAGGTATATCATGTTAGAGTGGTTGATACTGCATATATCTTCCAATCCTCAGATGGATCACTTCACAGGAGACCTTCTTTAAATAATTTGTGCAAG ACTGTGTTAGGTTATGAAGTTCGAAAAGATGGAGCTCCACATAATTGTCTAGATGATGCACGTGCAGCAATGAAACTTTTTCTTGCAAGGATCAAGCATGGTGTTGATAAAGATTTTCCGGTTCAACTTCAAGAGCCA GTTTCTGAAAGTGAGATGGCAAAGCTGCTGCTTCATAAGATACCAATTACTGTGAACAGCGAAACACTGGATAAAGTTCTTCCTGGAGACTACACAATAGAAGTGAAG CCTTCCAAGAAAGCAGGACAAGGAAATAAATACTCCGCCTTTGCTATATTTAAGAATCCAGTGGAAGCACACAATGCCTATGAATGTATCCAAGGCACTGAATTAAAG GATTCAAATGGGATTCCGCAGAAGCTTGTCAAATTTCAGCTAGATACAGGTATGACTGCAAGTATTTTCGTTCGGAAGATGATGACACGTGAGCCTCGTGACTCTGTTGCGTTGAAGAGAGGTTTACAAACGGACGATGAAGTCCATGTTTCCAAGAAATCAAAGTGTGACAATGACACCCAGTTGAAGGAGATTGAAGCCCTGAATGAACGATTGAAGGAAAGCGAGTCAGAGATTGAATCTTTGAGGGAACAGCTGAAACAGAAGGATCTTGACATCGAGTCTTTGAGGGTAGAATCGAGTAAGAAGGATTTTGAAATCAATATGCTCAATAAAATGGTAGCCTCCATAAAAAAgagggcaagaaagtaa
- the LOC107627449 gene encoding subtilisin-like protease SBT1.7: MGTPRKASLAVFLLLFVALCHGATSANKKTTYIVHVAKSQMPESFEHHAEWYASSLKSVSESAEMLYTYENAIHGYSTRLTEEEARLLEAQDGVLAVLPETKYELHTTRTPLFLGLDKSSDLFPASDSSSDVIVGVLDTGVWPESKSFDDTGLGPVPSTWKGTCETGTNFTASNCNRKLIGARFFAKGYEAMLGPIDVTKESKSPRDDDGHGTHTASTAAGSVVTGASLFGYAQGTARGMATRARIAAYKVCWIGGCFSSDILAAIDRGIQDNVNVLSMSLGGGSSDYYRDSVAIGSFAAMEKGILISCSAGNAGPSPSSLSNVAPWITTVGAGTLDRDFPAYVSLGNGLNFSGVSLYRGNALPDSPLPFVYAGNASNATNGNLCMVGTLSPEKVAGKIVLCERGVSARVQKGAVVKAAGGLGMVLANTAANGEELVADAHLLPATAVGEKAGDAVKKYLFTDAKPTVKIDFEGTKVGIQPSPVVAAFSSRGPNGLTQQILKPDLIAPGVNILAGWSRAVGPTGLAVDNRRVDFNIISGTSMSCPHVSGLAALVKSAHPEWSPAAVRSALMTTAYTAYKNGQKLQDSATGKPSTPFDHGSGHVDPVAALNPGLVYDLTPEDYLGFLCALNYTEGEIQSVARRNFKCDAGKAYSVTDLNYPSFGVVFESSTGAVKHTRTLTNVGPAATFKASVTSDSPLVKVSIVPQVLSFKEGEKKSYTVTFTSSGASPHGNAFGRLEWTDGKTVVGSPISISWF, from the coding sequence ATGGGCACGCCTCGTAAAGCGTCTCTTGCAGTGTTCTTACTTCTCTTTGTTGCTCTCTGCCATGGGGCAACTTCGGCGAACAAGAAGACCACCTACATAGTCCACGTGGCGAAATCTCAGATGCCGGAGAGCTTCGAGCACCACGCCGAGTGGTACGCTTCCTCTCTCAAATCCGTTTCCGAATCGGCGGAAATGCTTTACACCTACGAGAACGCCATCCATGGGTACTCCACCAGGTTAACGGAGGAGGAAGCTCGTTTGTTAGAGGCACAGGACGGTGTCCTCGCCGTGCTTCCGGAGACAAAGTACGAACTCCACACCACGAGGACTCCGTTGTTCCTGGGCCTTGACAAGAGCTCGGATCTTTTTCCGGCGTCGGATTCCTCCAGTGACGTCATCGTCGGAGTTCTCGACACCGGTGTTTGGCCAGAGAGCAAGAGCTTTGACGACACTGGGCTCGGACCCGTTCCCAGCACGTGGAAAGGCACGTGCGAAACTGGAACCAACTTCACTGCCTCTAACTGCAACAGAAAACTCATAGGAGCGAGATTCTTCGCCAAAGGCTACGAAGCCATGCTAGGTCCAATCGATGTGACTAAAGAGTCTAAGTCCCCTCGCGACGATGACGGCCACGGGACCCACACCGCCAGCACCGCCGCGGGATCTGTTGTAACTGGCGCCAGCCTCTTTGGCTACGCACAGGGGACGGCGCGTGGGATGGCCACGCGCGCTAGAATCGCGGCATACAAAGTATGCTGGATCGGAGGGTGTTTCAGCTCTGATATTCTCGCCGCCATTGATAGGGGCATTCAGGATAACGTTAACGTTCTTTCTATGTCCCTTGGTGGTGGAAGCTCTGATTATTACAGAGACAGTGTTGCAATTGGATCCTTCGCTGCAATGGAGAAAGGGATTCTAATTTCTTGTTCTGCTGGAAACGCTGGTCCCAGTCCTTCGAGTCTCTCCAATGTGGCACCATGGATCACTACCGTGGGCGCGGGTACACTTGATCGTGATTTTCCGGCGTACGTTAGCCTCGGTAACGGGCTCAACTTCTCTGGTGTTTCCTTGTATCGAGGTAACGCTTTACCTGATTCTCCATTACCGTTTGTTTACGCTGGCAATGCAAGCAACGCGACGAATGGAAACTTGTGCATGGTGGGAACACTATCGCCGGAGAAAGTTGCCGGGAAAATCGTGTTGTGTGAAAGAGGAGTTAGCGCCAGGGTTCAGAAAGGTGCTGTGGTGAAGGCTGCTGGAGGATTGGGAATGGTGCTGGCTAACACCGCTGCCAACGGCGAAGAGCTTGTGGCTGACGCGCACCTACTTCCGGCGACGGCGGTAGGTGAGAAAGCCGGAGACGCCGTCAAGAAGTATCTTTTTACTGACGCTAAGCCAACCGTGAAGATCGATTTTGAAGGGACTAAGGTAGGGATCCAGCCGTCGCCGGTGGTGGCGGCGTTCAGTTCCCGTGGCCCCAATGGTTTAACGCAACAGATCTTGAAGCCTGATCTGATCGCACCGGGTGTCAACATCTTAGCGGGTTGGTCCAGGGCGGTGGGTCCCACAGGCTTAGCCGTTGATAACAGGCGCGTGGACTTCAACATCATCTCCGGCACTTCAATGTCGTGTCCTCACGTGAGTGGCTTAGCTGCGCTGGTCAAATCGGCTCATCCTGAATGGAGCCCAGCTGCGGTTCGGTCGGCTCTCATGACAACGGCATACACGGCTTACAAGAACGGCCAAAAATTACAAGACAGCGCCACCGGAAAGCCATCTACTCCGTTCGATCACGGATCTGGACACGTGGACCCCGTGGCGGCCCTTAATCCTGGACTCGTCTATGATCTAACCCCTGAAGACTACCTAGGCTTCTTATGTGCTTTGAACTACACCGAAGGTGAGATCCAAAGCGTTGCGAGAAGAAATTTCAAGTGCGACGCGGGAAAGGCTTACAGTGTGACCGATCTCAATTATCCTTCGTTTGGTGTGGTGTTTGAATCATCAACGGGTGCGGTGAAGCACACGAGGACCCTCACTAACGTGGGACCCGCAGCAACGTTCAAGGCTTCTGTGACGTCAGATTCCCCATTGGTGAAGGTATCGATTGTGCCGCAGGTGTTGAGCTTCAAAGAGGGGGAGAAAAAGTCGTATACAGTAACGTTCACTTCATCTGGTGCGTCCCCACATGGTAATGCCTTTGGACGGTTAGAATGGACGGATGGGAAAACTGTGGTTGGAAGCCCAATCTCAATTAGTTGGTTTTAA